From the Desulfuromonas acetoxidans DSM 684 genome, one window contains:
- a CDS encoding VC_2705 family sodium/solute symporter, giving the protein MKKMMHWGLSLFFVLMSTNAFAVTDLNPEGKFKVIPAILMIALLILFIMVGVFFKAQNTEDYWAAGRGVGQIGGGMAIASNWMSAASYLGMAGLIYLKGYFAISYVLGWTGGYVLLLVLMAGQVRRYGKYTAPDFVGDRYYSTTARLMSALIVITISFVYAVGQYKGIGMMFNWIFGINYQTSVIVGTGVVLAYVLISGMLGATKNMQVQYVVIVITFFLPLFFIASKLGYFSAVPQIGYGAAVYDIGHGGNGIVAAASDPSYYLPFAKYTAYHWFALCITLMLGTAGLPHVIGRFYVVPRVSDARWQVVWGLFCIALVYWTAPAYAAFAKFSNLLGTTGTTITPDAIVVNAAELAGLPEWFAGFLAAGGVSAAFSTVGGLLMAGSSAFAHDIYFRVLNPNASEESKMKIARVGTVILGVSIIIVALNPPALIAQITAVAFALGANTFFPLFLLGLWWSRTTKEAAIIGMIVGLVVTFGSMLIPKTSILAYYIPFTSSAIVGVPAVLITMIVVSMMTPEPSQEIKELLYKVHNDE; this is encoded by the coding sequence ATGAAAAAAATGATGCATTGGGGCTTGTCCCTGTTCTTTGTGCTGATGTCGACCAACGCATTTGCGGTGACCGACCTCAACCCGGAAGGTAAGTTTAAAGTTATTCCCGCGATCCTGATGATCGCTCTGCTGATCCTCTTTATTATGGTTGGTGTCTTTTTCAAGGCGCAGAATACCGAGGACTACTGGGCAGCGGGTCGTGGCGTCGGTCAGATCGGTGGTGGTATGGCGATCGCATCCAACTGGATGTCAGCCGCTTCCTACCTCGGTATGGCTGGTCTGATCTATCTCAAAGGCTACTTTGCCATTTCCTACGTTCTCGGCTGGACCGGTGGTTACGTTCTGTTGCTGGTATTGATGGCCGGCCAGGTGCGTCGCTACGGGAAGTACACGGCTCCTGACTTCGTCGGTGACCGTTACTACTCCACCACCGCGCGTCTGATGTCGGCGTTGATCGTTATCACGATTTCCTTCGTGTATGCGGTTGGTCAGTACAAAGGTATCGGTATGATGTTCAACTGGATCTTTGGTATTAACTACCAGACCTCAGTTATCGTCGGTACCGGTGTTGTTCTGGCGTACGTTCTGATCTCGGGTATGCTCGGTGCAACCAAGAACATGCAGGTGCAATACGTGGTTATCGTTATCACCTTCTTCCTGCCCTTGTTCTTCATCGCTTCGAAGCTCGGTTACTTCTCAGCAGTACCGCAAATCGGGTATGGCGCGGCTGTTTATGACATCGGTCACGGTGGTAACGGCATTGTTGCCGCTGCTTCGGACCCGAGTTACTATCTGCCGTTCGCTAAGTACACAGCTTATCACTGGTTCGCACTGTGCATCACGCTGATGCTTGGTACTGCAGGTCTGCCTCACGTTATCGGTCGTTTCTACGTCGTTCCCCGTGTCAGTGATGCACGCTGGCAGGTTGTTTGGGGTCTGTTCTGCATCGCGTTGGTTTACTGGACGGCTCCGGCTTATGCCGCATTCGCTAAGTTCTCCAACCTGCTCGGTACAACCGGGACAACTATCACGCCTGACGCCATCGTTGTTAACGCAGCTGAGCTGGCGGGTCTGCCTGAGTGGTTTGCCGGCTTCCTGGCTGCCGGTGGTGTTTCCGCAGCATTCTCCACCGTTGGTGGTCTGTTGATGGCTGGTTCTTCGGCTTTTGCTCACGATATCTACTTCCGTGTCCTGAATCCGAACGCCAGTGAAGAGAGCAAGATGAAGATCGCTCGTGTCGGTACCGTTATTCTCGGCGTCTCCATCATCATCGTGGCTCTGAATCCGCCGGCATTGATCGCCCAGATTACAGCGGTCGCCTTCGCCCTCGGCGCCAACACCTTCTTCCCGCTGTTCCTGCTGGGTCTGTGGTGGAGCCGTACCACGAAGGAGGCGGCAATTATCGGTATGATCGTTGGTCTGGTCGTCACCTTTGGGTCGATGTTGATTCCCAAGACCTCGATCCTGGCCTACTACATTCCGTTTACTTCAAGCGCAATCGTTGGTGTCCCGGCCGTACTCATCACCATGATTGTGGTTTCCATGATGACTCCCGAGCCTTCTCAGGAGATCAAGGAACTGCTCTACAAGGTTCATAACGACGAGTAA